Genomic window (Aquimarina sp. BL5):
TCCCCAAAGGTCCTTTGTCCTCATATATTTTATCAAATAAATCTCTCATCTACCGCAAATTTGATTTCTTTAAGTGTGCGAAAATACAGAAAATTGACGTGATAGCATAATTATATCCGAAATCACTACTATAAACTATTTTTTCACAAAAAAAGCACCTGTAAAATATCAGATGCTCATATTTTATTCTATTAGGTTTTACTTAACAAACTGAACTTTTGTAGTATCTTCTTCATGAACACTATCGAAAAATCCTTGTTCCATCATCCATTCATCACTAAACACCTTACTCATATAACGAGATCCATGATCAGGTAAAATAATTACAATATTACTATTCTCATCAAATTCTCCCTGTCGCGCTAATTGTTTTACACCTTGTATAGCTGCTCCACTAGTGTATCCAAGAAACATTCCTTCAGTTTTCACCAATTCTCTGGCTGTATGCGCACTATCCTCATCACTCACTTTCTCGAACTTATCAATTACATCAAAATTTGTTGCACTCGGAATAAGATTTTTGCCTAAACCTTCAATTCGGTAAGGGTATATCTCTTCTTTATCAAATTCTTTAGTTTCGTGATATTTTTTTAATACCGAACCATAAGCATCGATACCAAGTACTCGAACTTCGCTATTCTTTTCCTTTAAATATTTTGCAGTTCCAGAAATCGTCCCACCAGTACCACAACAAGCTACAAAGTGGGTAATATTGCCATTTGTTTGATTCCAAACTTCCGGCCCAGTAGAATTGTAATGCGCATCAATATTCAATTCATTAAAATATTGATTTATATAGACAGATCCTTTTATTTCTTCATGAAGTCTTTTTGCTACTTGATAGTAAGATCTAGGATCATCAGCATTTACATGTGCTGGACACACATATACTTTTGCTCCCATATTCTTAAGCATGGCGATCTTATCTTTAGAAGATTTAGAACTAACTGCTAGTATACATTCATAACCTTTTATAACACTTACCATAGCTAAACTAAAACCAGTATTTCCACTAGTAGTTTCAATGATGGTGTCTCCAGGTTTTAAAATACCTTTTTTTTCGGCTTCTTCAATAATATAAAGTGCAATTCTATCTTTAGTGGAATGTCCAGGATTAAAAGATTCTATTTTCGCATAGAAATTTCCTGGATAGCCTTTCATAATTCTGTTTAATTTTACAAGTGGCGTATCACCTATAAGCTCTAAAACATTGTTATAAGCCTGTATATCTTCTCTCATAAGGTTGTGTTTTAAACAAGTCTATAGAACTGAAAAAGGGGAGTCTACAAACTGTTACAAAAACGCTACGAAGTTACGTTAATTTTTTTAATTAATTCTTTATCCCTTCTAAATCTAGCAAAAAAGCATACTCTTCAGCAACTTCTTTAAGTGCTTCAAATCTTCCTGAAGCTCCTCCATGACCCGCTTCCATATTGGTATGTAATAATAATAGATTCGTATCCGTCTTTAATTCTCTTAACTTAGCCACCCATTTTGCAGGTTCCCAATATTGTACTTGAGAATCATGTAATCCTGTAGTAACTAACATATTTGGATATTCTTGTGTTACTACATTATCATAGGGCGAATAAGATTTCATATACTCATAATATTCCTTCTCATTTGGATTACCCCATTCGTCATATTCTCCTGTTGTTAATGGTATACTATCATCTAACATAGTAGTCACTACATCTACAAAAGGTACAGCAGCTACAATCCCATTGTACAATTTTGGTGCCATATTTACTATAGCTCCCATTAGTAAACCACCTGCAGAACCACCCATTCCATAAAGATGTTCAGAGGATGTGTATCCTTCTTCAATCAGGAACTTAGAACAATCGATAAAATCCGTGAATGTATTTTTCTTTTTAAATAATTTACCATCCTCATACCAGGAACGTCCAAGATATTCGCCTCCTCTTATATGTGCTATTGCGTAAATAAATCCTCTATCCAATAGACTTAAACGTACTGTAGAAAAATATGGATCTATTGTAGAACCATAGGATCCATATGCGTATTGAAGTAAAGGATTGGCACCATTTTTATTAATTCCTTTTTTATAAACCAATGATATTGGCACCTTAGCTCCATCAATTGCCGTTGCCCATACCCTTTCTGATATATAATTATTTTTATCAAAATCACCTCCCAATACTTCTTGTTCTTTCTTCACCTCCTTTTCTCTAGTATCCATATCAAAATCAATGACAGAATTAGGAGTCGTCAATGAATTATAGGCATATCTAAGTATTTTAGTGTCAAAATCTACATTAGTACTTACATACGCTGTATAAGTTTCATTATCAAATGGTAGATAGTAATCATCCGTACCATCCCATCTTTTAATATTAATTCTATTTAATCCATTACTACGCTCGCTTATTACTAAATACTCCTTGAAAATATCAACATCTTCCAATAAAACATCTTTCCGATGGGGAATAAGATTTTTCCAATTTTCTTTCAAAGTATCTTTTTCTGACACTTTCATTAGCTTAAAATTCTTGGCAGCATCAGCATTGGTCAATACATAGAAACTATCCTCGTAGTGGGCTATTCCGTATTCTAAACCTCTAATTCTAGGTTGAAACACGGTAAACTCTCCAGTAGGATTATCTGCTTTTAATATATGATATTCAGAAGTTAATGTACTACTAGACCCTATTACTATGTATTTCTTAGATTTTGTCTTGTAAACGAAAGTATTGAAAGTATCATCTTTTTCGTGATAAACTTCTACATCATCCTCAGCATTCGCGTTTAGAGTATGTCTAAAAATCTTATATGATCTCAATGTTTCGGCATCCTTTTTGGTATAAAACAGCGTTTTACTATCCGTTGCCCAAGTACTTCCTCCAGTTGCGTTTTCTATTTCTTCCGGATATATCTCACCAGTTACTAAATTTTTAATGCGTATCGTATACTTTCTCCGGCTTACAGTGTCTACTCCAAAAGCAATTAAAGTATTATCTGGACTCACATTTAATCCAACCATTTTAAAATAAGCATGTCCTTCTGCTTCTTTATTACAATCGAACAATATTTCTTCAGGGGCATCAAGATTTTCTTTTTTCCTAGAATATATTGGGTAATCTCTCCCTGTCTCATAGCGAGTAATATACCAATACCCATTTAGCTTATATGGTACCGATGCATCATCTTCTTTAATTCGGCTTTTCATCTCTTCAAAAAGATCTTTTTGAAAATCCTTTGTATGAGCTGTCATTCTATCATTGTAATCATTTTCACGCTTTAAATAATCAATCACCTCTGGATTATCCTTATCATTAAGCCAAAAATAATTATCAACACGAATATCGTTGTGTTTTTCCAGATGTGTAGCTTTCCTGTCAGCGATTGGGTTGTGAATTTCTATATCCAATGTTCTTTCTTTATTATAATTACGCGAAGTTGCAAAAGTAATAGTTAACGATCATAATAACTCTATGGCTTTTCACAATAATCTCTTAGTTTATTAACAGGTAAAATACTAATTTTGTTCTTAATTAATCATTAAAAAAATTACCAATGTTTGGAGATATGATGGGAATGATGGGTAAACTAAAGGAAACCCAGAAAAAAGTAGAGGAAACGAAGAAAAGATTAGATACTGTTTTAGTAGATGAAAATAGTGCAGATAATCTTCTGAAAATTACTATTACGGCAAATCGTGAAATCAAAAGTATTTCTATTGATAACGAATTGCTAAATGATAAAGAGCAATTGGAGGATTATCTAATCCTTACACTTAACAAGGCTATTACCGGCGCTACAGCTGTTAATGAAGCTGAACTAGCTGCAGTAGCCAAAGAAGGAATGCCTGATATCCCTGGTTTAGATATGTTTAAATAAATCGGCTTTGGCAGAAATAAAAAAAGGAAGCGTAATTGCTTCCTTTTTTTATTATAAGATGGATTAATTATTTATTAATCTGAATTCTGTTCTACGATTTGAAGCATGTTGACGTTCTGTACAGGTAACTCCGTCTGCACATCTATTTTTTAATCTATTTTCTCCGTATCCATTTGCAACTAATCTACTTCCATTTACTCCTTTAGAAAGTAAATAAGTAACTACAGCCTGTGCTCTTCTTTCAGAAAGACTTTTATTACTTGATTTAGAACCTCTAGCATCTGTATGAGAAGCTATTTCCATTTTGGAACCTGGGTTATTTGCTAATACAGGCATTAATCTAGTATCAATGATACTCTTAGCTTGAGCAGTTAATGAAGCACTACCAAGATTCCAGTTAATTGGTAACGCAGAATATTCTACTAAAGAACACTCTACTTCTTTCCAAAGCGTCAATCCTCCTTTTTGAGTAAGTACTTCTTTAGATACTGTTTTAAAAGTAGCTGGCACAACTACTTCTTCTGTATATGCATCTTTTACCATAACAGTTTTAGTGATCGTTGCATATTCTGCAGGAATCACTGCTTCTACAACTCGAGCTGGTTCTGCTATTACTCTTTTCGTATAAGAACTAGGTTGTTCTGCAATTGACGAACTTGTTGTACTAGCGTCAGCACTTAATGTCTGAACTGGTACAGTCGTAAATTCAGCTGGATATCCTTTATAACACCAATAACGACAATCGTCTGGATTACTTGATGCACAATCAGGAGCCGGAGATCCAAGTTCCCATTGAGCGTAAGCTGGTTTGATTTCTACTGTTTCTGCTCCTTTACCAAACTTAGCTGGGATAACAGCTAGTTTTGAAGCACCTTGCTTCTTAATAAAAGTTACAGTTTCATTTTTATACTTAGCAGGAACAACAGTAAGTTTTTTCCCTTCTTCTTTCACTAACACTTTCTCTGTTACAGTTTCGAAAGTAGCAGGATATGTTTTTAGTTTTTTATACTCTGGTGTGATTTGTACTTGTACTGTTTGATTTTCATACACATCAGGCGTTGTACAACGCACGTAGCATTTCCCCGGTTCAGGATTAGCAGGTAGGTCTTGAGCTTGAACAGTAATTCCTGCAATCGCAAGAAACACGAATAAAATGTGTTTTTTCATAGTTGATGATTTTTGTGGTTATTATTATGTTACACTTAAAGATACGAAATTATGAATATGAAAAAGAAATGTTAAAATTAACATTTAAGAAAACTGATCTATTTTCGATGTATTGTTCTTTTATTCGATAAAAGACCCAAAAACCTGTATTTGTGTTTTTTTATATTTTTCTTTCTCCTTTTTATTCTATATTTTTATCAAAATCATTCTAAAATTTTTTAAAACTCGACAATATGTTTGAACTCAAAAATAAGGAGGGATCCAGCTATCATTTCACTTTAAAAGCAAAAAATGGACAAGTAATTCTAAGCAGTGAAGTGTACAACAGTAAAGCTGCTGCTATTAACGGAATAGCTTCTGTACAAAAAAATGCTGCTGAAGATGGACGATATGAACGAAAAACAGCCAAGGACGGAAGATTCTTTTTTAATTTAAAAGCATCTAATGGTCAAGTAATTGGTAGTAGTCAAATGTATTCTTCCGAATCCGGAATGGAAAATGGTATTAATTCTGTAAAAGAAAATGCACCAGAGGCTGACACTAAAGAAATTTAAATGTAGTAAGCATTATATTTTATAAAAATTCAAGCAAAGCTGTTCAAAATAAATGAACAGCTTTACTTTTTTATAGTGTTTGTAATACCCCTAGAAAATATTCGTGCATTTCTGTAGTATAATCTAAATGTGTTACAAATCTAAGCTTTCCTTGTCCCATTCCATAAAAGTGAATATTCTTGGCTCCCATCTTTGCTATAAATTCCTCTTCATTACCACTAATAGTAAATATAATAATGTTTGTATCGATAGGCTCAACACCTGTCACAAAGGGTAATTCTTGTAAAACCTGTCCAATCTCTTTTGCCTTTTTATGGTCTTCTTTTAAACGATCTACATGATTCTCCACTGCATACAATCCTGCAGCGGCCATATATCCAATTTGACGCATACCACCGCCTAATACTTTCCTAATCCGAATAGCTTTTTGCATTATTTCATGATTACCTACTAATACAGATCCCATTGGCGCTCCTAATCCTTTGCTAAGACATACAGAAATGGTATCAAATACTTCTCCATATTGTTTAGGGTCTTCTTTCATAGCTATTAAAGCATTCCATAAACGTGCTCCATCAAGATGATACCCCAAATCATGATCAGTACACACCTTCTTTATTTTAATAATCTCTTCGAAATCATAACAAGCGCCTCCACCCTTATTAGTGGTATTTTCTACACATACTAAACTTGTTAAAGGACTATGATAAAAATCCGGTGGATTAATAGATGCTAGCACCTGATCCGATGTAATCATCCCTCTATATCCATCAATCAACTTGCACGAAACTCCACTGTTAAAAGAAACCCCTCCTCCCTCATAATTAAACACATGTGCATATTTATCCGCAATCAGTTGCTCACCAGGCTGTGTATGTAATTTTATAGCCGCCTGATTCGCCATACTACCAGATGGAAAAAATAAAGCAGTCTCTTTACCAAACATATTGGCTATTCTCTCTTCTAAAGCATTAACCGTTGGATCTTCTTTATACACATCATCTCCCACTTCTGCATTCATTATTGCATTAAGCATTTCTGGGGAAGGTTTGGTGACTGTATCACTCCTAAGATCTATTATCATATAGTATTTTAATTAAAACGTTTATTACTTTTTATCAATTTTATGAACCAATTAGAACTCACATCTAAAGCTTCCTATAGGAGAGCCATCCGGTATTTTTGGTGAAGGTAGCATTTTAAATTTTTCAGGTTTAGTCATAAAATCCTGGATTTGCTTTAAAAAATAGTTATTATAAACTGTATTTGAATCTTTTCGCTTATCAGGATTTAGTAGGTATCTAATGTCGTTTAGCGAAGCATACGCTAAAGCTCGTACCTGAGGATAACTACTACTGTTAATACTCAGGTTCATTAGGTGTTTTAATGTATTGCTTTTTACTGTATTTAGAATTTCGCTATGATAATTATTTTTAGGCTTAGCTTCAAAAACTGCTTTAACCAATTTATCTAAAACTTTTGATGCTCCTAATTGTTTTGGATCTAGACTACTTTGTTGTACTAATCGCGAAATTCTTTCTGGATGCAGCAATAACGACAAACTCATATCACTGGCAGTAGATGCGGCACTCAACGGATCAAAAGCTACACCTGTTTTGCTATTAAAAGATTCTCTGGAACGACCATAACCAAAAGCTCTTGGCGGAAACAATTTCAATTTATCCTCAGGAATAGCCAAAACTTCGGGAGATAACGTTTTCAGGATTTGATTTAGCGCTTCATTTTGTTCTTTTTCTGAAATCGTTTCAACGATTGTTTGTTTATCCCCTTTGGTAGCATAGTTATAATTTAGACCTCCAATTAACTTTACTGCTGCTTCGGTTTGATACCTATGAAAAAAATACAAAGGAACGAATACATCTTCTAAAACCGAATAAGCTTCACCGGTTCTAATATTATCTTCAGAGAAATTACGAATTGCCGTTTCCCTAACTTCTAATATGTTTTTTAATTCTTCAGAAGCACTTTTTCCATTATCCCAAAGATGCGCCAAACCATGCGCGCCTCCTTTAGGTCTTGCATCACTATCCGAAATAAAACGCAATCCAGAAGTATACGCATCATCCAAAATTTTATAGAGCTCCTGACTTTCATCTACTTCCTTGTTAAATTCCGAATAACTATAAGCTACAGTTACTTTATCCCAAGTTCCTATTTTAGTATCGTAAGCATCAGAAAAGTCTATTTCTCCGTCTTTTAGCCTAATCGTCGGATGCGGATAATCCATAACAGATGCTCTATTGCTAGTACTGGCCGCAAAATTATGTGCAAATCCGATTGTATGTCCCACTTCATGTGCTGACAATTGTCTAATCCTAGCCAGAGCCATCTCTAACATGGGTTTATAATTATCATCATTACCAGCAAAAGGTTTGTTTGATAAAGCCTGGGCAATAAGAAAATCCTGACGAATTCTTAAACTACCTAAACTTACGTGCCCTTTTAATATTTCACCAGTTCTTGGATCTACCACGCTAGCACCATAACTCCATCCTCTCGTAGATCGATGTACCCATTGAATTACATTATATTTTAAATCCATTGGATCTGCATTTTCCGGAAGCATTTTTACTTGAAAAGCATCTTTAAATCCAATAGCTTCATACGCTTGATTCCACCATCTTGCACCTTCTAATAAAGCTGACCGCACAGGTTCTGGAGTTCCGGGATCTAAATAGTAAGTTATAGGCTCTTTGGCTTCACTTACTGCTAACTCCGGATTTTTCTTTTCCAACCTATGTCTAGTGATATATCTCTTTACAATAGGTTCTTGTATTGGCGAAGCATAATCCAGATAAGAAATTGATAAAGCTCCACTCCTTGGATCAAATTCTCGCTTCTTGTACTTATCATCTGGTAATTCTACAAAAGAGTGATGCTGGGTTACAGTAAGAAACTTAGCATCCGGCGCTACGGACCAAATATTTCCTTGCTTCGGTGATCCTTTATAGGTTATCAATGCTTCGAATTCAACATTTTTCGGAAAAGCCTTTGTTCTTTCCAAACTTAAAGCACTTTTAGTTTTATCTACACTATAAGTGCCTTCTTTCTGACTTATCAATCTATTAATAACACCATGAGTATCTTGTAATAAAAAAGGTGTCAAATCAATAATGTAGCTATTCACTTTTTGTTCTTTTATAGGAAAACCAAATAATACAGATTTAGCAAATGCCTGTTCTACACTTTTTCTCTCGAGTTTGTTTTCCGTAATCGCGCGGTATCTTTGATTAGGTTGCACTAATAACAATTTGTTTCCTGCTTTCTGAAATTTTACAACTACACCATCCCCTATTTGCCCTCTATCTAATCCTATATCATTGGATCCCAAACCTGTAGCTAAAGAATGTACATATAAGAACTCTTCATCTAGTTTATTTACTTCTAAATATATCGCATCCTGACTTTCGTTATAATGAAAATCAAAATATCCCGTATAAGATTTTAAATCCTTTTGTTTTTCTAGAAACTGCGCAGAAAGAAATTGGCAAACTATTAAAAACAAGCAAGTAATATTTATTTTCATCATGAAATGATTTATGTGATTGGAAAAAACACTAAAACTATAAAATAATAGTAAAATTATTTCCTACTGAACTGTTAAATCCTATTTTTGCTTAAAATAATTGAAATATGATTAATACTGAGACTTTACAAGATCTTAGGGAGCGCCTGGTTGCGTTAAGGAGGTATCTTTGACATTGATGCCAAACTTATCGAAATAGCTAACGAAGAAGAAAAAACATATGCTCCTGATTTTTGGGATAATGCCCAGGAAGCAGAAAAACTAATGCGTGCTCTTAACGCAGAAAAAAAATGGGTTTCTGAATATAAAAAAAGTGTAACCCTTGTTGATGATCTCGAAATTCTTTACGAGTTCTATAAAGAGGGAGATGCTACCGAAAAGGAAGTAGATGAACGCCATTCCGTTGCCTTAGATCTTATAGAACACCTTGAGTTTAAGAACATGCTTAGCGAAGAAGGTGATAGCATGAGTGCTGTAATTCAAATCACAGCCGGAGCTGGTGGAACAGAAAGTTGTGATTGGGCGAGCATGCTTATGCGTATGTATCTAATGTGGGCAGAGAAACAAGGTTATAAAATTAGAGAACTTAACTATCAAGGAGGAGATGTTGCCGGAATCAAAACAGTAACTTTAGAAATAGACGGTGAATACGCATTTGGATGGCTTAAAGGCGAAAATGGAGTACATAGATTAGTACGTATCTCTCCTTTTGACAGTAATGCTAAAAGACATACTTCTTTTGCTTCCATTTATGTGTATCCATTAGCAGATGATAGTATCGAAATCGACATTAATCCTTCTGATTATGAGATCATCACCTCCAGATCCAGTGGTGCCGGAGGACAAAATGTAAACAAAGTAGAGACCAAAGTACAACTTACCCACTTCCCTACTGGAATCCAAATTTCCTGTTCAGACACTAGATCACAACAAGAGAACAGATTAAAGGCGTTGCAAATGCTTAAATCACAACTTTTTGAACTTGAACTCAAAAAACAACAAGCCCAAAGAGATGAAATTGAAGCATCCAAAATGAAAATTGAATGGGGATCTCAGATTCGTAACTATGTAATGCACCCTTATAAACTGGTAAAAGATGTAAGAACTGCAGAAGAAACCGGAAATGTGGATGCTGTTATGGATGGAAACATTGATGCTTTCTTAAAAGCATACCTTATGATGATGGGACAAAGAGTTGAAGATTAATAATTATTGAATAGATATGACAACAATATATCATAACCCAAGATGTAGCAAATCCAGACAATGTCTTGCCATTTTGGAAGAAAAAAATGAGGACTTGAATATTATTAAATATTTAGACACTCCTTTGAGTGAAGAAAAATTATCTAAAATCATTGATCTTCTTGGAATAAAACCCATCGACTTAGTTAGAAAAAATGAAGCGATCTGGAAACAAGAATTTAAAGGTAAAACTTTAACAGATAATCAGCTTATAAGAATTATGTGTGAGCATCCAAAACTTATTGAAAGGCCTATTGTAATAAAAGATACTAGGGCAATTATTGGAAGACCTCCGGAAAAAGTTGTTGATATGTGACGTCCTGAATAATCGTTACAGGAATTAATAAATACAAGGTAGCAATTTTAATTTGCTACCTTTTGTTTTTTGTAGCTTTTTCTTTTTAATTTATTTTGTTGATGCATTTGATCAGGTGTTAACATTGAATTAGATAAATGAGGTCTTATCTGATTATAAATGCGGATTGCATTTTGAACCAGTTTGGTTTTGATTTGCATTGAAGTATCATACTTGTCAATAGCAAATTCTTGTTTAAGAATTCCATTAATTCTTTCTGCTATGGCATTTTCGTAAGGGTCATATTTTTCAGTCATACTAGGGCTAATATTATTGATGTTTAATGTTTTTTGATATTCATTGGAACAATACTGTAATCCTCTATCGGAATGATGAATTATAGGTTTTTCATTATAATCTCTATTAGAAATAGCCATATCTAAAGCTGTTAAAGATCCTTTTACACTTAGACTATTTGATACATTATATCCCATTATTTTTTTAGAATAAGCATCCGTGATTAAAGCCAAATAACATGGATTTTCCCTATTTCCTATATAAGTTATATCACTGACCCATACTTGTTCTGGTCTGATAAATTCAACATCTTTTATTCGATTTTTATGTTTTCTAAATCTATGATGAGAATCCGTAGTTACATGATAGTTCTTTTTAGGTAAAATCAACAAGTTATTAGCCTTTAGTATTTTAAATAGCTTATCGCGACCAACTCCGATTACTTTGAGTTGAGATTTTAAAAGATGAAATAATTTTCTTGTACCGATTCTAGGCATTGATATGCGAATGGTATTTACTAAATCAATTACCTTTTTACTTAGTTTTTGTTTGTCTTGATAAGACCGAATAGCTCTATAATACACCTGTCTATTCACCCCGAGTAAATCACAGGTAGCAGTTATGCTTTCTTGTTTTTCTTGGCTATATTTTTCGATAACTCGGGTACGTGCTTTTTTCTGATCGGAATATTAAATTCCTCTTCGGCGATATCAATCATCATATCAAATATAATTGCTTTCTTATCCGCACGCTCTGCTAAAAATTCAGCTCTTGCTTTTTGTTTCTCTAAAAGCTTGACTTGCTGTTCTAATTCTAAAATACGTTGTTCAGGTGTTTTGGACATGGATCTATTTACACTAAAATCATAATCAAATTTACCATATTTTTTTAACCAAGTGCGAATCGTAGATCTTGCTTGAATACCATACTTATCCAAAGCTTGAGTTCTTGTTAATAAGCCTTGTTCAATCTCTTGAACAACTTGTAGCTTAAAGGATAAACTGTAATCCTTCTGTGTACGCTTTACATAATTTGAATGTAATGACTCCATAAATAACATTTTAGTGTAACGATATTTCAGGACGAGACAATATTCTATAAAAAAAAAGACTCGTTTTCAGGAGAAAACGAGTCTTTTTTTTGCAATTCTTAAAAACTAGTTACTGTAGTATTACACTATCTTGGAACTGGCTGAGAAGGCCCCATATTTTCAGAAGCAACTGTAGCTCCCTCAACTGCTATGGTTAAAGTAGATCCACTACCAATACTGTTATGTTCTCCTCTAATATACACCTGTCCACTGGCAGGCATTACAAAAAGGTCTGAATCACTAGAGTTACTTGTTCCTGCACTTAGACTACCAAGTAATGCTCCCGATGGAGAGTCTGCTCTTGCCTCTACCTGAATAGTATATCCGGTACTTCCTCCTGAACTGACACTAATTTCTACAGCATCTCCTGCATTCGCAGTTAGAAGACCTGTACTTAAATCCCAAGTAGGCCCTGTACTTAAACTTTCCACAATAATAGTTCTGGTTACCTGATCTGCAGGATTGTTAGAAGAATCTACCACATCATATGTTCTGGTATAGGTTCCTGCTGTGCTTGTATTGACATATGTTCCACCAA
Coding sequences:
- a CDS encoding OmpA family protein, giving the protein MKKHILFVFLAIAGITVQAQDLPANPEPGKCYVRCTTPDVYENQTVQVQITPEYKKLKTYPATFETVTEKVLVKEEGKKLTVVPAKYKNETVTFIKKQGASKLAVIPAKFGKGAETVEIKPAYAQWELGSPAPDCASSNPDDCRYWCYKGYPAEFTTVPVQTLSADASTTSSSIAEQPSSYTKRVIAEPARVVEAVIPAEYATITKTVMVKDAYTEEVVVPATFKTVSKEVLTQKGGLTLWKEVECSLVEYSALPINWNLGSASLTAQAKSIIDTRLMPVLANNPGSKMEIASHTDARGSKSSNKSLSERRAQAVVTYLLSKGVNGSRLVANGYGENRLKNRCADGVTCTERQHASNRRTEFRLINN
- a CDS encoding YegP family protein; translated protein: MFELKNKEGSSYHFTLKAKNGQVILSSEVYNSKAAAINGIASVQKNAAEDGRYERKTAKDGRFFFNLKASNGQVIGSSQMYSSESGMENGINSVKENAPEADTKEI
- a CDS encoding PLP-dependent cysteine synthase family protein, translating into MREDIQAYNNVLELIGDTPLVKLNRIMKGYPGNFYAKIESFNPGHSTKDRIALYIIEEAEKKGILKPGDTIIETTSGNTGFSLAMVSVIKGYECILAVSSKSSKDKIAMLKNMGAKVYVCPAHVNADDPRSYYQVAKRLHEEIKGSVYINQYFNELNIDAHYNSTGPEVWNQTNGNITHFVACCGTGGTISGTAKYLKEKNSEVRVLGIDAYGSVLKKYHETKEFDKEEIYPYRIEGLGKNLIPSATNFDVIDKFEKVSDEDSAHTARELVKTEGMFLGYTSGAAIQGVKQLARQGEFDENSNIVIILPDHGSRYMSKVFSDEWMMEQGFFDSVHEEDTTKVQFVK
- a CDS encoding S9 family peptidase, which translates into the protein MEIHNPIADRKATHLEKHNDIRVDNYFWLNDKDNPEVIDYLKRENDYNDRMTAHTKDFQKDLFEEMKSRIKEDDASVPYKLNGYWYITRYETGRDYPIYSRKKENLDAPEEILFDCNKEAEGHAYFKMVGLNVSPDNTLIAFGVDTVSRRKYTIRIKNLVTGEIYPEEIENATGGSTWATDSKTLFYTKKDAETLRSYKIFRHTLNANAEDDVEVYHEKDDTFNTFVYKTKSKKYIVIGSSSTLTSEYHILKADNPTGEFTVFQPRIRGLEYGIAHYEDSFYVLTNADAAKNFKLMKVSEKDTLKENWKNLIPHRKDVLLEDVDIFKEYLVISERSNGLNRINIKRWDGTDDYYLPFDNETYTAYVSTNVDFDTKILRYAYNSLTTPNSVIDFDMDTREKEVKKEQEVLGGDFDKNNYISERVWATAIDGAKVPISLVYKKGINKNGANPLLQYAYGSYGSTIDPYFSTVRLSLLDRGFIYAIAHIRGGEYLGRSWYEDGKLFKKKNTFTDFIDCSKFLIEEGYTSSEHLYGMGGSAGGLLMGAIVNMAPKLYNGIVAAVPFVDVVTTMLDDSIPLTTGEYDEWGNPNEKEYYEYMKSYSPYDNVVTQEYPNMLVTTGLHDSQVQYWEPAKWVAKLRELKTDTNLLLLHTNMEAGHGGASGRFEALKEVAEEYAFLLDLEGIKN
- a CDS encoding zinc-dependent metalloprotease; translated protein: MKINITCLFLIVCQFLSAQFLEKQKDLKSYTGYFDFHYNESQDAIYLEVNKLDEEFLYVHSLATGLGSNDIGLDRGQIGDGVVVKFQKAGNKLLLVQPNQRYRAITENKLERKSVEQAFAKSVLFGFPIKEQKVNSYIIDLTPFLLQDTHGVINRLISQKEGTYSVDKTKSALSLERTKAFPKNVEFEALITYKGSPKQGNIWSVAPDAKFLTVTQHHSFVELPDDKYKKREFDPRSGALSISYLDYASPIQEPIVKRYITRHRLEKKNPELAVSEAKEPITYYLDPGTPEPVRSALLEGARWWNQAYEAIGFKDAFQVKMLPENADPMDLKYNVIQWVHRSTRGWSYGASVVDPRTGEILKGHVSLGSLRIRQDFLIAQALSNKPFAGNDDNYKPMLEMALARIRQLSAHEVGHTIGFAHNFAASTSNRASVMDYPHPTIRLKDGEIDFSDAYDTKIGTWDKVTVAYSYSEFNKEVDESQELYKILDDAYTSGLRFISDSDARPKGGAHGLAHLWDNGKSASEELKNILEVRETAIRNFSEDNIRTGEAYSVLEDVFVPLYFFHRYQTEAAVKLIGGLNYNYATKGDKQTIVETISEKEQNEALNQILKTLSPEVLAIPEDKLKLFPPRAFGYGRSRESFNSKTGVAFDPLSAASTASDMSLSLLLHPERISRLVQQSSLDPKQLGASKVLDKLVKAVFEAKPKNNYHSEILNTVKSNTLKHLMNLSINSSSYPQVRALAYASLNDIRYLLNPDKRKDSNTVYNNYFLKQIQDFMTKPEKFKMLPSPKIPDGSPIGSFRCEF
- a CDS encoding YbaB/EbfC family nucleoid-associated protein; the encoded protein is MFGDMMGMMGKLKETQKKVEETKKRLDTVLVDENSADNLLKITITANREIKSISIDNELLNDKEQLEDYLILTLNKAITGATAVNEAELAAVAKEGMPDIPGLDMFK
- a CDS encoding low specificity L-threonine aldolase, whose product is MIIDLRSDTVTKPSPEMLNAIMNAEVGDDVYKEDPTVNALEERIANMFGKETALFFPSGSMANQAAIKLHTQPGEQLIADKYAHVFNYEGGGVSFNSGVSCKLIDGYRGMITSDQVLASINPPDFYHSPLTSLVCVENTTNKGGGACYDFEEIIKIKKVCTDHDLGYHLDGARLWNALIAMKEDPKQYGEVFDTISVCLSKGLGAPMGSVLVGNHEIMQKAIRIRKVLGGGMRQIGYMAAAGLYAVENHVDRLKEDHKKAKEIGQVLQELPFVTGVEPIDTNIIIFTISGNEEEFIAKMGAKNIHFYGMGQGKLRFVTHLDYTTEMHEYFLGVLQTL